In Tistrella mobilis, the genomic window AGGGTTCGGTCAAAAGCCGAACCGGGAGGAACGACCCCATGACCGATACGACCGATGCCCCCTTCGTCGTCGTCACCGGCACCTGCGATACCAAGAGCGACGAGCTGGTTTATCTGCGGGATCTCGTCCGCGCGGCCGGCGTGGCCGTGAAACTGGTCGATGTGGCCCCCCGCGGCAGCTCCGGGGCTGCCGACGTCGCCACGCGGGACGTGCTGGCCGCGCTGCCGGGGGCGGCGGAAGAACTGGCCGCAACGAGGGATCGCGGCCAGGCGGTCGCCATTGTCGCGCGGGCCTTCGCGGCCTGGGTGGATGCGCAGGCGCCCCGCATCCTGGGCATGATCGGGGCGGGCGGTTCGGGCAATACCGCGCTGATCACCCCGGGGATGGGGCGGCTTCCGGTCGGCACGCCCAAGATCATGATCTCGACCGTCGCCTCGGGCGATGTGGCGCCCTATGTGGGGCCGAACGACATCGCCATGCTCTATTCGGTGGTCGATCTGGCCGGGCTGAATTCGATCTCGCGCAGGGTTCTGGGCAATGCCGCCAATATGATGGCCGGCGCCGTCACCCGGCTGCTGCCCGACGTCGCGGAACCGGAGAAGCCCGCGCTCGGCCTGACCATGTTCGGCGTCACCACCCCCTGCATCGAACAGGTGGTGGCGCGGCTGGAGGCCGATTACGAATGCTTCGTTTTCCACGCCACCGGCACCGGCGGCCGGACGATGGAGAAACTGGCCGATAGCGGCCGCCTTGCCGGCATGATCGACGTGACCACCACCGAAGTCGCCGATCTGCTGATGGGCGGGGTGATGAGCGCCGGCGAGGACCGGCTGGGTGCTGCGATCCGCACGCGGCTGCCCTATGTCGGTTCGTGCGGTGCGCTCGACATGGTGAATTTCGGCGGGCTGGAGACCGTGCCCGCGCGCTATCGCGACCGGCAGCTTCATGTCCACAATGCTCAGGTCACGCTGATGCGGACCACGCCCGAGGAGAACGACCGGATGGGCCGCTGGATCGGCGAGCGGCTGAACCGCATGGAGGGCGAGGTCCGCTTCCTGCTGCCGCTGGGCGGCGTGTCGGTGATCGATGTGCCCGGCGCGCCCTTCCATGACCCCGAGGCCGATGCCGCCCTGTTTGCCGCACTGCGCGAGACGGTCCGCCAGACCGATCGCCGGCGGCTGATCGACCTGCCCCATGCCGTCAACGACGACGCTTTTGCCGAGGCGGTGGTGGCGGCTTTCCTCGACATTGCCGGGAGATGATGATGACCCGTTTCGATCGTGGCCAGCTGATGGACCGTTTCCGCCGGATGGTGGCCGACCGGATCCCGATCATCGGCGGC contains:
- a CDS encoding Tm-1-like ATP-binding domain-containing protein, which gives rise to MTDTTDAPFVVVTGTCDTKSDELVYLRDLVRAAGVAVKLVDVAPRGSSGAADVATRDVLAALPGAAEELAATRDRGQAVAIVARAFAAWVDAQAPRILGMIGAGGSGNTALITPGMGRLPVGTPKIMISTVASGDVAPYVGPNDIAMLYSVVDLAGLNSISRRVLGNAANMMAGAVTRLLPDVAEPEKPALGLTMFGVTTPCIEQVVARLEADYECFVFHATGTGGRTMEKLADSGRLAGMIDVTTTEVADLLMGGVMSAGEDRLGAAIRTRLPYVGSCGALDMVNFGGLETVPARYRDRQLHVHNAQVTLMRTTPEENDRMGRWIGERLNRMEGEVRFLLPLGGVSVIDVPGAPFHDPEADAALFAALRETVRQTDRRRLIDLPHAVNDDAFAEAVVAAFLDIAGR